A single window of Nicotiana sylvestris chromosome 3, ASM39365v2, whole genome shotgun sequence DNA harbors:
- the LOC104210041 gene encoding uncharacterized protein isoform X2, which yields MDPKYAGETFKHLEKESELLLNAYKSMSDELHRLQVEEEMLMRKFYELMTAHGLNKKKGFNDNADERQNGLQGAAADVTNGADERQNEQEGAIIYMTNGDH from the exons ATGGATCCCAAATATGCAGGAGAAACCTTTAA GCATCTGGAGAAAGAAAGTGAACTACTCTTGAATGCCTATAAATCAATGTCAGATGAATTGCACAGACTTCAG GTTGAGGAAGAAATGCTGATGCGCAAGTTCTATGAACTTATGACTGCTCATGGTCTAAATAAAAAG AAAGGTTTCAATGATAATGCTGATGAAAGGCAGAATGGCCTGCAAGGAGCAGCGGCTGACGTGACTAATGGTGCTGATGAAAGGCAGAATGAACAGGAAGGAGCTATCATCTATATGACGAATGGTGATCACTAA
- the LOC104210041 gene encoding uncharacterized protein isoform X1: MPINQCQMNCTDFRLSSLALNTTISLSCQMKYTVAAKVEEEMLMRKFYELMTAHGLNKKKGFNDNADERQNGLQGAAADVTNGADERQNEQEGAIIYMTNGDH, from the exons ATGCCTATAAATCAATGTCAGATGAATTGCACAGACTTCAG GTTGTCTTCTCTTGCTCTGAACACCACCATATCCCTTTCTTGCCAAATGAAATACACAGTTGCTGCCAAG GTTGAGGAAGAAATGCTGATGCGCAAGTTCTATGAACTTATGACTGCTCATGGTCTAAATAAAAAG AAAGGTTTCAATGATAATGCTGATGAAAGGCAGAATGGCCTGCAAGGAGCAGCGGCTGACGTGACTAATGGTGCTGATGAAAGGCAGAATGAACAGGAAGGAGCTATCATCTATATGACGAATGGTGATCACTAA